The genomic region TGATATATGGCATATGCTGTTCCACCCACTGTAAGAATCATGGTAGCTCTATACAGGAGGGCATCAGCTACTCCACCCTTTAGATGCACTGGAATTCCATTATCCTCCTGAAATAGCTTTTGCTTCTCTGGAACTTTATTTTCAATCTGCCTGCGTGAAGCAGTACTTATGGTCCTCTGGGCAATCTGACGAAGAGCCAGCATGTTCCACAGCATGTTGGCTCAGTTAATGCCCACCAACCAACTAGGACAACAGGGGGAAGCAATAGCGCCACACCGGAAGTGGAACTACCTTCTGGCCTTGCGCAAACATCAGGGCCCCTACCTATTTCCGGATGGAGGACCGCCGGGCTCCTAACCATAGAGAGATGGAAAAGCGAGCAACATCTGAAATTTTATGTTTGAACTTTTAGCCTGCAATATATCAGTTAAGTTAGATCACGTTATCACCTACAGGCATACCTCTGAGATGCTGAAGGTTCAGTTCCAGAACACGACAAAAGCGAGTCTTGCAATAGAGCCATTTGTAATCCTTTTGCTGGTGGTGGGGAGGGTTGCCTTTGATTTGTAAAAATTGCAACATCTATGAAGCTTAATGAAAAGAGGTATGCTTGTATTGGGTATAAGAAACCAACTAGACCCTACTGTATTAGTTACTGCTTTTACTTACATAAAAAATGATGAGATAATCAAGATGAGGTGGTTACACAAAGAAGTTGGATGCCTGAAACTCATTGTACGATGGGGAGATCTGGACATAAACCTTTGAACCACATAGGGGTTAGAGGTACCTACCTCCCAAAGTACAAATTTCCACAGTAGAAATTGGTGTAAAACTATAGTTGGCCCACTGCACATGCTGATTCCCAACTGTGGAGTTGACCCTTGAGCAGCAGTGCTTTGAACTGTGATGGCCAATTGAACTTTAGTAAATTGGGGAGTGAGGTCCATGTATAAGTTTGAACCCACACAGTTCAAATCCATGTTATTCAAGGGTTGACTGTCAACTATAGAGTGGGCTACGAAGTTCTGAGAGATCCAGTGCTCTATCTTGGGACTAAGGAACTAAGGGGTTATTAAAAATTTGTTAGTGTATACTTTTCAACCCCTGGGCTTTTaaagtttttgcttttctttctttttttttttttttttgtatttttctgaagctggaaacggggagagacagtcagacagactcccgcatgcgcccgaccgagatccacccggcacgcccaccaggggccacgctctgcccaccagggggcgatgctctgcccctccggggcatcgctctgtcgcgaccagagccaccctagcgcctggggcagaggccaaggagccatccccagcgcccgggccatctttgctccaatggagccttggctgcgggaggggaagagagagacagagaggaaggagggggtgggggtggagaagcaaatgggcgcttctcctatgtgccttggccgggaatcgaacccgggtcccccgcacgccaggccgacgctctaccgctgagccaaccggccagggtcaagttTTTGCTTTTCTTAAAGTCACTTGATGATTTAAGTCTTCCAGACCATGCTTGTTTTATAAAGCAAGggatatatgatatatgtattttttaattaggtgGTTTGGGGATTCCATTTAAGCAATTAATTATGTTCATTGACTCTTATCTGAAAACAGATGAATCTAGGTTCTCAGCTATTTTGTAAACATATAAATCACTTGGGGGGGAAATGAAGCTTTCCAATTTCTTGATTTATCATGTGCATTAATATAGCAtatgtaccctggctggataacttggttggttagagcattgtcccaatatacagaggttgctggtttgattcctagttagggcacacacagaaacagatcgtttctgtctctctcccttcctttctctacaaaatcaataaacaaattaaactatatatatatatataatgtacatataACACCTAACCATGATGACTGGTGATAATAAacgttcactaaagaaaaaaaaaaatgacttcctgaccaggcgagcccagtggatagagcggaggactgggatgcagaggacccaggttggaaaccctgaggttgccagcttgagtgcgggctcactggcttgagcgtgggatcattgacatgaccccatgattgctagcttgagcccaaggtcgctggcttgagcaaggggtcacacgctctgctgtagcccccctgtcaaggcatatatgagaaagcaatcaatgaacaactatggtgccacaatgaagaactgacacttctcatctcccttcctgtctgtccctatctgtccctctctctgtttctgtcacacacacacaaaaaaatgactgACTAAATTAGCTGCATTGTTCTTTTAAGGTTAAAAACGACAACTAACACCAGCCATGAAAGATCCAAGTCGCAGCAGTACTAGCCCAAGCATCATCAATGAAGATGTGATTATTAACGGTCATTCTCATGAAGATGACAATCCATTTGCAGAGTACATGTGGATGGAAAATGAAGAGGAATTCAACAGACAAGTTAGTTTTGTGTACAGACATGTTCTTCTTTGTACCCCATGACAGCCCtcaaataatttagttgtacttgtttcttaaatgtattttgtATCTGATCGCTTATATGTAAACTATATGGATTTATGTACCTCCACTCCTATtttatttggatgctgattactATGATTAGTGAGTTATTTTTCAGGGCTCCAccctagagattctgattcaggtGGACTAGGGTGTAGCCTgggagtttgttttttaaaaactcccaGATGGTTCCAGTGAGCAATTAGGTTTGGAAACCACTGCCTTTACACCAGTTATATTGCTCAATTGCAGTGAAAGTCAAGAGAGTAGGTAGGATTCAGGAGCAGATGGGCACAGGTGCTAGGATGTAGAATTAATGTTTTTCACATGAGGTATTCAATCTAATCAGCTTGAAAAATCTGACACCACTGTTCTCTAGCGAACTCTCCTACATTAATAAATActgtcttttttcccccatatTTCTGGCATTTGTTCCCATCTTGTTATCTCCTTCCTGATACGGCTTTGGTAATACCTAGCCAGCTTGATTTTGCCATATCCCGTGATGGATATTCAAAAGTACAACAATGTGTAGTCCTTATTTCAGTTAGAATCAGTTGggagtttgtttatttatctatGCCCTGACCCTACCTGTTAAgattgttttcattcattttgggtaggtttagatcagtggtccccaaccttttttgggccacggaccggtttaatatcagaaaatattttcatggaccggcctttagggtgggccggataaatgtatcacgtgaccgagacaagcatcaagagtgagtcttagacagatgtaacagagggagtctggtcattttttttaaaataaaacatcgttcagacttaaatataaataaaacggaaataatgtaagttagttattctttctctgcggaccggtaccaaatcaCGGACCAATACTGGtcggggggttggggaccccaCTGGTTTAGGGTGTATATAGTTTTAAAGTAGCATAGGTAATTTTGACATGCATTCCTCAATGAGAGCACTcctttatttgctatttctttctctccaccctcaatggaaaaaaagtatattctgctaacacagcagttctcaacctgtgggtcgcaaccctggcaggggttgaacgaccaaaacaggggtcgcctaaagccatcggttGAAAACAGCTGTGCTAACACAAGTAACAACATAGCAAAACTCTAAACAAATCTTCCCAGGTGTTATGGTAAATagtgtatttttttccttagcaCATGAGGAAGTATGACATTGTGCTCTTAAATAGTTCAGATATTTTCAGTTGTTCCTAGTGATATCTTACCAAGTATGCTAAAAATTAtcctttatttattataaatccaGATAGAAGAGGAGTTATGGGAAGAAGAATTTATTGAACGCTGTTTCCAAGAAATgctggaagaggaagaagaacatGAGTGGTTTATTCCAGCTCGAGATCTCCCACAGACGATGGACCAAATCCAGGACCAGTTTAATGACCTTGTTATCAGTGATGGCTCTTCTCTGGAAGATCTTGTGGTAAAAAGTTATTTCTCACCTTTTTAAAACCTAGTTCATCTTTCCCATAAGCAGAAAAGCCAGCAACCATCTGTTTTAGAAGAGTTCtgcatctcttccccttctgaaaTTATACTGCCTTTTACTATGTAAGCAGAGGCTACCCAGTCTCACTTATGACATGGAGTGACTTCTGGCAACACTCTGGAGTTAGTCTGAGACTACTAGCAGACTTCTTATTACTGTTTTAGTTTTGATAACTGTTACCCTAGGatacataaatgttttaaaacattattccAAAAGAAGTACACAGTATGTCCATGTGCCCTGCCTATACAAAAGTAGCTTGGTGGAGaggttttgttctttaattttgtcTTAAACATTTGGTGAAATTTGCAAATTTTTATCTGAAAAGTAAAATTTGGAGGATTTTCCCCTCTGaatttaggaaattttaattGAGTTAACCCTAACTCCTTTTGGAACTGTGATTTAATCAGGACGTCGGTATAAGCTCTTGGCAGAAAGGGcacttatttgcatttttaatatccTCAGTGTCTCATTGTTGATGGTATATTTGtagtaaaaagtattttttaggaATTGTCATAACTAGGCATTAGTACTAGAGTAAAACCCAATGAGACCTTCactaaaattaagataaaataatttaaggtCAGAATGTTAATCTTTCTATGTTATATCTCTGTTCTCTTTGTAGAAGTCTCAGAGACTGTAGAAGTCTCTGAAATATACCCCTAAACTCtgaagtactgtatttccccatgtatatgacgCTCCCATGCATAAGAGgcgccttaattttggggcccaaaatttggggaaaaaatgttttacataaagttattgaactcaagttttattcatcataaaattcatacaactcctcatcactgtgaaaactcccatccattagcttgtcctcatctgtgtctgatgacaaatcactgtcttcaacaatgaatgcaaaacaagcacaaaaaactgggaaatgcaagtaaaaaaaactacaaccactgtataagatgcacctagtttttagaccacaattttgttttgtttttttatgtgcgCCTTATCCGTGGTATTTCCTGCAATTGTCTTATGTTTTGTGCAGTGATTTCCTAACCTGGCTCTGCATTATAATTACATgaagctttaaaaacaaagtttctggccctggccgattggttcaatggtagagtgttggcctggcaggtggatgtcctgggttcgattcccagccacagcacacaggagaagcacccatttgcttctccacccttcctcctctcctttctatctctctcttcccctcccacagccaaggctccattggagcaaagttgggctgggcactgaggatggctccatggcctctgcctcaggtgctagaatggctctggttgcagtggagcaacatcccagatgggcagagcatcgccccctagtgggcttgccgggtggatcctggtgtggctgtctttctgcctccccatttctcacttcagaaaaataaaaataaaaatatagcacaaCACAGCAAAGTTCTTCAGCTGCAGCCCAGAACTGCAGAATCAATAGTCTaggcatgtttatttttaaaaagcacttccaGATACTGCCGACCTACCCTATCAGGCATTTGGAAACCATTCTTCTAGGGGACTGTATCAAGAGCACTGAAATTTAAATTGTATAGCCTTTGTTGCAGTAAATGGCCCAGTTGAGCAGATGTGTGATCTGAATAGTCTGTTAGACTACCTAGACACTCCACAAATAATTCTGGTTGCTCTAATGAGTAAAGCCCTTTGCTGGGTATAATGTATAACTTTAATCTGGAACCAGTAGAAATATATTGTCTCTAGACACTGATTTGTTCAACTCAATCTATTTGAGATTACTTAATTCCTTCTCATTCTTTTGTAGCTGCCAAAAGATTGCACATTCAAGAACActgctttttatttaaatctcacacttttatatctttctcttgAGGGAAGGAAAAATATGTCCTTTGCAAGGAAGTGGttgtatataaattatgaaaCTAAGATTAAATTATTGCTCCAGTATGTTGTTTAATGTGCTTTGGTCTTGAAGTAAGCGACATAACAGGCTCAGAATCAGTCTAAAAGCCTTCCAGCATGCCTACATTTCAGGCCCTAGAAtctgtcctgttttcttttcatgtttttcaaCTTTCATTGCAAGATGTGATGGAAGAAAATTTCCAGCTATTCCCTATATGCTGAaagatttagaaatataaaatgatagtGGTACAAGTCTCTAAGCCTCTTAGAGACTTTGGACCATTCTTCTAACTGTTGTAAAAATGGAGTCCCAGAGAGAGTGACTTTGCCAGGCTTACATAGGAAGTTAGTTAGGGGAAGAGCTGGGGTTCCAACTTAGGTCTTCTGACTCCccatgtagttttcttttcctatCATATACATGCTTCCTGTGGGAAACAGAATACAGCAATGTAGAAAGACAGCTCCACATTTTCAGTGAAGATCATAAATTTAATCTATAAACAGTTCTCAAATCATTTTAATCATTTCAACActtgtttaatatttttgcatAGTATAAAAGTGTTTAAACAAAGTCAAACATTATAGTTAAAGGAACAGAATTTCTTGGTCTGTGACACTTTTTTAGTTTATGTGAAGTTAGTGGGTTTCAGGTTACACTTTagcaatttgttttgttttagcagtGGGGAGGTAATGGGtaacacacaggaagggagagagataagaagcagagAGATAAGATAACTGGTAGTTTTGTCACTTCAGTTGTTAAATTGATTGCAttctggggtggggtggtgagctctagctgagccagtgagcaaCCATTGGGCCCaagcagtgaccatgggattatctCATACTCAAGCTTGAGCGACCCTATgcccaagctggcaagcctgtactcaagccagtgaccttaaagagtttcaaacctgggacttcagcgtctcagatcaatgctttatctactgtgccacaatTGGTCAGGCTACACTTAAGCAAATTTAATTTCAGTTCCtactttctctttcaaaagttaataaaatttgaTATAATACATATAGCTTACATCTGGAGCCTTCCCAGCCATTGATTTTTCTGGGGGTGGGGATTGAATTTCTCGATCTGAGTT from Saccopteryx leptura isolate mSacLep1 chromosome 6, mSacLep1_pri_phased_curated, whole genome shotgun sequence harbors:
- the PAIP2 gene encoding polyadenylate-binding protein-interacting protein 2; translation: MKDPSRSSTSPSIINEDVIINGHSHEDDNPFAEYMWMENEEEFNRQIEEELWEEEFIERCFQEMLEEEEEHEWFIPARDLPQTMDQIQDQFNDLVISDGSSLEDLVVKSNLNPNAKEFVPGVKY